Sequence from the Castanea sativa cultivar Marrone di Chiusa Pesio chromosome 12, ASM4071231v1 genome:
CTTTCCCAACAGTATGCTGTtgataattatgtaaaaattgaaacacaCAAGCTTAGGTGGTTTGAGCACAATCAAGATTCTATTAAGGCAGATCTGTACCAAGGCCTACAAGATGCTTTCAATGAAGGAGAGAGTGATACTGGTAATGTAAACTTTACATTTGAACTTTACATTACTTTATGAATGGCGAATTAGGATCAATATTTATTAATGGCCCAACTTTTCCATCTTATATATAGGAAATGTTGGACATAGAACCATTCTACCTTCATCATTTGTGGGAAGCCCTCGCGATATGATCCAACGATTTCAAGATGCAATGTCATTGGTTCAAAAGTTTGGGAAGCTAGATTTATTCATCACAATGACGTGCAATCCAAGATGGGAAGAAATCCAAAATGAGCTTTTACCTGCACAAACAGCACAAGATCGTCCAGACTTGCTTGCAAGAGTTTTCAAATCGaaatttgaagaattgaaaGATGATATCGTGGTCAAGGGGGTTCTCGAAAGAGTTATTGTATACGTGCAGGTCTTTGAGTTCCAAAAAAAGGGTTTACCACATGCACACATGCTTATAATTCTCGATGAAGATGATAAATTGCATAATCCAGAGGATTACGATCGGGTTGTTAAGGCAGAAATACCGTATAAGGAGGAATAACCTCAATTACATAAAGCTGTACTGAAGCATATGATACATGGCCCTTGCGGAGTACAAAATCCAAGATCACCGTGCATGAAAAATGGGCGATGTAAAAAAGGATACCCAAAGCCTTTCTCACTAGAAACCTACCAAGGCAATGACTCATATCCTGTTTACAAACAATATGATACTAATAATCCCGTGCCACTGAATGATCATTGCAGGATTATGGTAGACAACACTTGGGTTGTTCCATATAATCCTTGGTTACTGCTGAAATATAATTGCCATATTAATGTTGAAATATGTTGCAGTATCAAGAGTGTCAAGTACTTAtataaatatgtgtataaaggCCCAGATTGTGTCTCTATGGAAGTTAGGCCAGGGCCAAATTATGATGAGGTCCAACAGTACATTGATGCAAGATGGGTATGTGCTCCAGAGGCATGTTGgaagatattttcttttcctatgtATCGAATGTACCCTGCCATTTTTCGTTTGCAAATTCATCTTCCAAATAGACAACAGATACGCTTTAGACCACATGAACTTACTGCTAATGTTTTGGAGTGAAGTAAAAAGACAATGCtcactgaatttttttatatgaatatgattgATCATGATGCACAAAATTATCTATATAGAGAGTTTCCTGAGCATTATTGTTGGGattataaaaacaatatatgGATACAAAGAAGATCTTATAAAAAAGTAGTGGGCAAGATATATGCTGTTTCACCATTTGATGGAGAGAAGTTAAATCTACGTGTTCTTCTTAATCATGTCAAAGGGCCAACAAGATTTGATGATTTATTGACTGTCAATGGGATAACCTATCCAACTTTTAAGCAAGCAGCTGAACAAAGGGGTTTACTAGAGAATGATAACAGCATACGACAGTGTCTACTTGAGGCAAGAGACATTCGAATGCTGTCAGCTTTAAGAAGATTGTTTGCAACAATATTGATATTTTGTCTACCGACTGGAGTAAGAGAATTGTGGAATGAGTTTTACCCATATATGGTAGAAGATTACCCATCAACATCTGTTACAACAGAGACACGTCGTACAAATAAACTTCTCAATGATTTAGGGGCGTTACTCTTGCAACATGGAAAGCACATTACAGACTATGATTTGCCGATATCAATTGGAGAATGTGACAATGATTCAGCTGTACCAAGACTCATTCAAGATGAGTTATCTGTTCCTAATGTAGATGAAGAACTCACTTTAATTGAAAAGTTGAATAACGACCAGAGAGTTGCATATGAGAAAATTATGACAGTTATTGATCGTAAGGAAAGCATGATATTCTTCGTCGATGGGCCAGGGGGAACTGGGAAAACATTTTTGTATCGCACAATATTGGCAACCTTGAGAAAAGCAGGTCACATTGCAATTGCCACAGCTACATCTGGCATAGCAGCAACATTACTCCCTGGTGGAAGAACAGAGCATTCTAGGTTTAAGATTCCTTTAACTCCCAATGCTTCATCTACTTGCTCAGTAAGTAAACAATCAGACTTAGCTGAACTTATTAGACGTGCCACCATAATTATTAGGGATGAAGCCCCAATGGTAAATCGATGTGCACTCGAATCTTTAggtagaaaatttaaagatattatGGAAATAAATTTACCTTTTGGTGGGAAGGTGCTAATTTTGGGTGGAGATTTTCGTCAAGTACTTTCAGTTGTTCCAAAGGGTACAATGGCAGAAATGATTGATGCATGCATAGTCAAGTCCCCATtatggaaaaatgtcaaagcGTTACATTTGAAGCAGAATATGAGGTCTATCAACGATGAAGAGTTTGCTGAGTATATACAACGCATTGGTGATGGGAATGAACCATTTATAATGGATGATTTGATTAAACTACCCCCTTCAATGGCAATGCAATGGGAGGGTCATCATTCTATATACAACTTGATTGATCAAGTTTTTCCAAGTTTACAAGAACATGCCAATGATGCAAGGTATATGGTTGATAGGACTTTGCTAACACCTATAAATGATGATGTTGAACAGCTTAATGCAAAGATAATTTCTCAGTTTCCAGGAGATGAGTTTACGTTACATTCTTTTGATGAGGTTGAAGGAGATAATAATCATCTATATCAACAAGAATTCCTAAATTCTATATCTCCAGGGGGTTTACCACCACATATATTAAGGCTAAAAAAGGGTGCTCCAATTATGTTGCTGCGCAATATAGATCCAAAAGCCGAATTATGTAATGGTACAAGATTGATATGCCGTGGATGTTTTAACAACGTAATTGACGCTGAAATTTTGACTGGACAATATTCAGGTACACGTGTTTTCTTGCCAAGAATCCCTTTGAAGACAATAGAAAATGTACATTTGCCATTTGTAATGATCAGACGACAATTTCCTGTACGTTTAAGCTTTGCACTTACAATAAACAAAGCGCAAGGTTAGACAATTCCAACTGTTGGAATTTATCTTCCTGATCATGTTTTTAGTCATGGCCAATTATATGTGGCATTGTCAAGGGGAGTCTCCCAATCCACCACAAAACTATTGGTGCAAAAAGGAACAATACCTGAGGAGGAAGGTGTTCACACAAGAAATATTGTGTATAAAGATGTTTTGTTCCCTTCATCATAggtattaattaataattggAAAGAACTGtcttacatataaatttattttaataatttacaaattttaatagTTATGCGGTCTacgttttaatattttatttcttgatcttttttatGTATACAATTAATTGGTAACAAGAAGGATGCCCAACTCAAATGTGAGGATCGAGTCCACTATGCTAAATAATGGAGTGCATCCTGTTCCTACTACTCATTGGGAGAATTGGAAGGATGATCAATCATTATTAAACATGGAGGCCATTGATAACAaggtatatttctttttaatgatatcTTTAATCAGCATCCCTTTCTattgttttatcaaaattaatattaaacatGTCATGCGGCGTATGGGTTAGGTTTGCAAATTGGTAATTTATTCACCTGGTTGGGGATTCACTATTCGAGCTGACAAGAAAGAGATTCGGAAAGAAGTGAAACGAGTTTTAGAGTCACAAGAATTGGAAAGGTTTGTTAcggtattttttaaaataggaaaataagtAATTGATAGTCTTAgtatacaaacaatttttttttcttcattttgaagtTCCATAAACAAAGACAAACAACAAATCAATGTCAAGAAGAGCAATGAGGTGCGCAACATCCATAGGaataaagacaaaggaaaaatgaagaaCGATGTGATCTCTAACACTCATGCCAACAGAGACAAACGgagaatgaaaatcaagaacaaTGTGGCTCCCAACatccatgagaaaaaaaagatacgaaaaaaaaaaccaaggacgATGCAATTTTCAAGGCccaaaatagtaaagaaaaacataaaatgagAGTCAAGGACGATGAGATAATAAAGCAGGTACAAATCATTACCacgtttactttaaaaaaaaaaaactctattacAAAGTtgactatataattttttttaaaatttttggtaattaaatgaTAGTTCTTTAAGTCCCAAGCTGAAGTAGACCATTTCACATACATGGAGCTATGCAATATAATCACAAGGTCAgttcaaatatttcattttacaaGTTTATGCTTGATATTTAttgtgcttattattattatgtacgTTTTAAAGTCTCTATTAATAACACAAACTAACACATTTTGTATCATAGGTTCATGGCAAATTCTGCTGGAAAGCAATTAGAATGTGGATCAAATAGCATTGCTCCACCAACTTCTCCACCGTAGCCAGCACAATATTATTAAGTTCACTTATTCCATGTTTCAGATGTAGTgcattattttatagttttaccTGATGTAAATATTTCAGTTTTCTACATTGATTTATCAACTTCTTCATAATAGCTTTTGTAAAAGTCATCACATGTATTTTgtaagtagttttattgttacaattttattatgcattttcaatatatgcactatttataagatttatttagaggatctttttttcctcctcctaaaggttaatactaaattattgcATCATCTTCCCATCAATAACACGTTGATTACTGCATAAataaaattggcaaaaataGATAATAGTTACGGAATACTAGCCTTTGAGCACATGCTCAcgcgcgtgcttagaggctcttctattttttgggtaatggttaatttagagcatttattataatttgggatcaCTACATTTCCCgatcacaaaaaaaacctaggggtgtgatgaaagaTTATTTCACCTGCTAacgcataatactcatcacacctctaggttttttttgtgataggaaaatgtagtaatcccaaattataataaatactctaaattaaccattactcaaaaaatagaagagcctctgagcatgcacgtgagcgcgtgctcagaggctagttttctttttaagcaTGTAATTAGATTTTGCCTtttaaccctaaccctaaccctaatttATCTTCTCATTCTGTTCTGTAGTGATGGGTTCTGGACTTGGTGTTGTGACTGTGCTTATTGTGGATTTCGTGTGGGAAAAAttggaagtgttttttttttaatttttttatttaaattttaaataaataaataaataaatatatatatatatatatatatgagatgggttcaaattacatctggtgtaactctaaaaagttacacattttttaaaccattggatttaagtagatccaatgGTCAAAAAAAGACCCTCATTAATGCTGATATTCTGATTAAGATCTCATTAATTATccctcatttattatattttatatctatttctaaaaaaaaaaaaagtattatatttGACTCTCTCTACgtttctctctttatctctttcTCCTACACCGTTGTTCCACCTCCATGGATAGATTGCTGgtagaagaaggaaaaaaaaaaaaaaccgtggAACACTGACATTAGAGGTTTTTGCTCATATGCTTCCCTATAAACAACTGAAGGTTTTAGAAACATATTTTCAATCTCATATCATAATTGGGAATCCACAAGGTCAAGATAGAAATAAGCACCAAATACACATCAATGATTACATTGATTAGCAAGCCAAAGATTAGATTATGCAACTTCATTATTAGAAGAATAAGGATAGTATTCAAATCCATCCGATACAGTAAGcaatttttcagaattttcaaagTATAAAAGTAAAAGGTAGGGAGTCAATTCAAGCTAATCTCTATATTGCCAgactagtaaaaaaattaaatgtctCATTTACTCTGACTGCTATGACTTTTGAACAAGTAATATAATTGTTACAAGTAATTAAATGTCTCCtgttagttttttattaaaCACAGTAAAAATTACGcagttatttttttgttaaacacAGAAACTAAAACCAACTTCAACACTATGGCTAAAAGAGCAAATATCATTCTCTCTCAAATTGTTGTTTCAGCTTGGTTAGTGTTcgtcttgttttttttttttcctttggcaACCTGTAGAGGTGGATCAATGGTGAAGGAGCGGAGGAGACAAAGAGAGAGCTTGGTTAGTGTTcggcttgtttttttttttttttttttttttcttcctttggcAACCTGTAGAGATGGAACAATGGTGGAGGAGCAATGGTAGAGGAGACAGAGAGGAaaacggagagagagagagaaacgtagagagagagtcagacgtttttgggtttagagataggtttaaaatgtaataattgagaataattaatgagatcctaataagaatatttgtaataatgagGGTCTTTTCTTAACcattggatctacttaaatccaacggtttaaaaaatgtgtaattttaaagagttacaccaggtgtaacttgaacccatctttatctatctatctatatatatatatatatatatatatatatatatatatatataaactctttACTGAGATGATACTAATCATGTTGCATCTTGTTCTTTCAGGTATCCTCGACCAGGCCAAGGACCCATATCCAAATCCGAGTATGTCTGATTTTACAATGCTTTGGTTTCATGTTTTTACTTGTACATGCATTCGGGGTTTTCAACATGGGCTTTACCTGGATTTATATTATATGGGTTTCTAATATGCAATATATGAATTCAATTTTAGGAGTTGAATAATTTGCATTAGTAAATTCAGTTATACAACTATGAAGTATAGATGACTTTTAGGATTATTGTAATGGCATAGTTTTTGCCTCGTTTTTTGTTGTCACTTATGAGAATGgaatttatatttcaaaatggAGGGGAAGTGAGTTATTCATGTCTTGCTTATCTGTGGGCGAGTTGTGGGTCATTGTTCAAAATACAGGACTGATGACAGCACATGTAAACTTAGGGGAGCCGATTTGTCTTTGATTGTCATTTTTAATGTGGTGGTTTTATGTGCGCACTGCCCACCTTCATGTGTGTTGAACTCAAGTTCTACATTTTTGGTTTATAATGTCAAATTAATTGCTAATCAATATAGTCATCTCCAATAATGTTATCCTAACAATATTGCTCACTTTGTTAAGCTTATTGATGCTGCAGGAATGATATGAAGTCTATGGAATATGCATTTGTTTATTCCCATCGGGTTGTTCATATTGTATGACTTTTATTATTGGGATTGTGCATTGACATGGTGTTCGTTTCTAGCATCTTAGTATTTATTCAGAATCACTTTAAACAAATATTGTTGTTTCTATTAGTTTTCTCATtctaataacaattttttttttacaggtgGCAAACACTTCGTCACATAATGCGCACAAAAGAAGAGGATGCCTTAGCATCTATGACTTTGTGGGAAATGTCTCAGGACCTTAAGTAAgtcttacaatttaaacaaatcCGTTATACGTATATTAATAGACACCATATTAACACTATAATTTGTTCACTAGGATCTTTAAACCTTCTCTGTGTAAACCCAATATAATGTAATTGTTGgctatagaatttttttttcctctaatatAGAAAGGTAAAATCAAATACCTTCTTAATTGGGCGTTTGCTcatgaaattttattgtatttttgaaGATGTGCTACACgccaagctttttttttttttttttttcatagctgGTGTTTATTGCCTTAATAGGCTTAAAGACACAATTATGACTGACATCTTGTTCTTTATGGACTTCATGCTTTTGTGATAAATTAGTCAAAACCCTGGGCTAGAAAGTGAAATTTgtgtgtatttatttatttttcttgtgtAAAAAGAATTCCTAATGACTTCCTAATCTGCTTATGGCCCAGGGCTAGGGGTTTTGAAGGCATCTGGAGCGAACTGGCTAATTCTAAAGGAAAAGGAGGTGTGAAGTGAGATTGATGTGAAATTGGAACAGTCATATTCCTCTCTTGTTATCCAATGTTTGACTACTATCAACCTCTAGCTGATGTAATGTGTGGTGCATTTTGTTAAAT
This genomic interval carries:
- the LOC142620395 gene encoding uncharacterized protein LOC142620395 — translated: MANDFEAGPSHINLDVNNVTERIEGVKNIVEQNQGDAYREQAVERTEEVEDINDQNHGDGYREQEAHEDIVRLIQRILDIHNPFVEKFRQLSRSSNLHQCKLLIKEQPLNQPRYCLPSASQVAAIIVGAEEAGHLSGREILANVQDTAGFYDPLQYPILFPFGTYGWDINTRDANRNKSKIHDDALSMIWFGGRLSQQYAVDNYVKIETHKLRWFEHNQDSIKADLYQGLQDAFNEGESDTGNVGHRTILPSSFVGSPRDMIQRFQDAMSLVQKFGKLDLFITMTCNPRWEEIQNELLPAQTAQDRPDLLARVFKSKFEELKDDIVVKGVLERVIVYVQVFEFQKKGLPHAHMLIILDEDDKLHNPEDYDRVVKAEIPIKSVKYLYKYVYKGPDCVSMEVRPGPNYDEVQQYIDARWVCAPEACWKIFSFPMYRMYPAIFRLQIHLPNRQQIRFRPHELTANVLE
- the LOC142620396 gene encoding uncharacterized protein LOC142620396; amino-acid sequence: MIDHDAQNYLYREFPEHYCWDYKNNIWIQRRSYKKVVGKIYAVSPFDGEKLNLRVLLNHVKGPTRFDDLLTVNGITYPTFKQAAEQRGLLENDNSIRQCLLEARDIRMLSALRRLFATILIFCLPTGVRELWNEFYPYMVEDYPSTSVTTETRRTNKLLNDLGALLLQHGKHITDYDLPISIGECDNDSAMKNSL
- the LOC142619493 gene encoding uncharacterized protein LOC142619493, with amino-acid sequence MTVIDRKESMIFFVDGPGGTGKTFLYRTILATLRKAGHIAIATATSGIAATLLPGGRTEHSRFKIPLTPNASSTCSVSKQSDLAELIRRATIIIRDEAPMVNRCALESLGRKFKDIMEINLPFGGKVLILGGDFRQVLSVVPKGTMAEMIDACIVKSPLWKNVKALHLKQNMRSINDEEFAEYIQRIGDGNEPFIMDDLIKLPPSMAMQWEGHHSIYNLIDQVFPSLQEHANDARYMVDRTLLTPINDDVEQLNAKIISQFPGDEFTLHSFDEVEGDNNHLYQQEFLNSISPGGLPPHILRLKKGAPIMLLRNIDPKAELCNGTRLICRGCFNNVIDAEILTGQYSGTRVFLPRIPLKTIENVHLPFVMIRRQFPVRLSFALTINKAQG